One segment of bacterium DNA contains the following:
- a CDS encoding peptidylprolyl isomerase, giving the protein MPRLLRLAALLFVALMMVHLATAADQEKIIDRIVAVVDNDIILESELSQYVQYNIGSQAAMDAMRPAQLDSLRKMVLDELILQKVLLAKARLDTVTVDTKTVDGELDARIKSLTEQAGGQDRLEEYYGMPLAKLKRQFRPLVEEGLLIDKVKQEKLKGIVAGPGDVQRFWQTYKDSIPPLKDGVRLAHILLADTVSQSAIDAALHKADSVRTLITSGKMTFEDAATHLSDDPGTASKGGKLGTTNRGDLVPEYEAVAFNLKPSDISQPVASQFGVHLIRVDSRTGEKITSSHILFKIGPTDADLARTNARADSMVKAIRGGVPFGDLAAKYSTDLKTAGKGGDLGWFSPDEIPADFKPAIAGLKKGDVAGPVRTRFGAHVILVADRINARPITLEDDYDRIQRMALMKKQDEVFRKWAKDLTGETFIEKRI; this is encoded by the coding sequence ATGCCAAGACTCCTCCGTCTGGCCGCGCTGCTCTTTGTGGCTCTGATGATGGTGCATCTGGCCACCGCGGCGGATCAGGAAAAGATCATTGACCGCATCGTGGCGGTGGTGGACAATGATATTATTCTGGAATCGGAACTCTCGCAGTACGTGCAGTACAATATCGGCTCGCAGGCGGCGATGGATGCCATGCGCCCCGCGCAGCTCGACAGCCTGCGCAAGATGGTGCTTGACGAACTGATTCTGCAGAAGGTGCTGCTGGCCAAGGCCCGCCTCGATACCGTTACGGTGGACACCAAGACGGTGGACGGCGAACTGGACGCGCGCATCAAATCGCTCACCGAACAGGCGGGCGGTCAGGACCGGCTCGAAGAATACTACGGCATGCCGCTGGCCAAACTCAAACGGCAGTTCCGCCCGCTGGTAGAAGAGGGCCTGCTGATCGACAAGGTCAAGCAGGAGAAGCTCAAAGGCATCGTGGCCGGCCCCGGCGACGTGCAGCGGTTCTGGCAGACCTACAAGGATTCGATTCCACCCCTCAAAGACGGTGTGCGGCTGGCGCATATTCTGCTGGCCGATACGGTTTCGCAGAGCGCCATCGATGCCGCCCTGCATAAGGCCGACTCGGTGCGCACGCTGATCACCTCCGGCAAGATGACCTTCGAGGATGCGGCGACGCATCTGTCCGATGATCCGGGCACGGCGTCCAAAGGCGGCAAGCTCGGCACCACCAACCGCGGTGATCTGGTTCCCGAATATGAAGCGGTGGCCTTCAATCTCAAGCCCAGCGACATTTCCCAGCCTGTGGCCTCGCAGTTCGGCGTGCATCTGATCCGTGTGGACAGCCGCACAGGAGAAAAGATTACCTCCAGCCACATCCTTTTCAAGATCGGTCCGACCGACGCCGACCTCGCGCGCACCAATGCCCGCGCCGATTCGATGGTTAAGGCCATTCGCGGCGGAGTGCCCTTCGGTGACCTTGCGGCTAAGTACTCCACCGATCTCAAGACGGCGGGCAAGGGTGGCGACCTCGGCTGGTTCAGTCCGGATGAAATCCCGGCGGATTTCAAGCCCGCCATTGCCGGTCTGAAGAAAGGTGACGTGGCCGGTCCGGTGCGTACCCGCTTCGGCGCGCACGTGATCCTTGTTGCCGACCGCATCAATGCCCGTCCCATCACGCTGGAAGACGACTATGACCGCATCCAGCGCATGGCCCTGATGAAAAAACAGGATGAAGTCTTCCGCAAATGGGCCAAAGACCTGACCGGCGAAACGTTTATCGAAAAGAGAATCTGA
- a CDS encoding DUF4846 domain-containing protein, whose product MWHHESTESLASRFDPPQGFLRLAQPEGSFGAWLRGLPLLPGNPPVQLFNGAPKQNQQPHAAVLDIDAGTEDLQQCADAIIRLRAEYLFSVHRDRDIVFHFTSGDKAAWTEWQKGLRPEVRGNRVTWKAAARPDSSYANFRRYLSTVFRYAGTLSLSKELQTVSDPSRVEIGDVFIHGGSPGHAVLVVDVAENDKGERVFILAQSYMPAQQIEILRTVLFPRSPWYTARPSGILETPEWEFQYEELKRFR is encoded by the coding sequence CTGTGGCATCATGAGAGTACTGAAAGCCTTGCGTCGCGGTTCGATCCGCCGCAAGGCTTTTTGCGTCTGGCCCAGCCTGAAGGTTCCTTCGGCGCGTGGCTGCGCGGCCTGCCCCTTTTGCCGGGCAACCCTCCGGTGCAGCTTTTCAACGGCGCACCCAAACAGAATCAGCAGCCCCATGCGGCGGTGCTTGACATCGACGCCGGAACCGAAGACTTGCAGCAGTGTGCCGACGCCATCATCCGCCTGCGCGCCGAGTATCTGTTTTCGGTGCACCGCGACCGCGACATTGTCTTTCACTTTACCAGCGGCGACAAAGCCGCCTGGACCGAGTGGCAGAAAGGCCTGCGGCCCGAGGTGCGCGGCAACCGGGTCACATGGAAAGCCGCCGCCCGTCCTGACAGCAGTTACGCCAATTTCCGCCGCTACCTGTCGACAGTCTTCCGCTATGCGGGCACGCTGTCCTTAAGCAAAGAACTTCAGACGGTGAGCGATCCGTCGCGCGTCGAAATCGGTGATGTGTTTATTCACGGTGGCTCTCCCGGCCATGCCGTGCTGGTGGTGGACGTGGCCGAAAATGACAAAGGCGAACGCGTCTTTATACTCGCCCAAAGCTACATGCCCGCCCAGCAAATCGAAATCCTCCGCACGGTCCTCTTCCCCCGCTCCCCATGGTATACGGCACGCCCCTCCGGCATCCTCGAAACGCCGGAGTGGGAGTTCCAATACGAGGAATTGAAGAGATTCCGGTAA
- a CDS encoding ATP-binding protein, with protein sequence MSLSEGTKRLLAGGEDIEVEYKTKVTQDFNDTLVAFANASGGVCLIGVEDAEDENGRHIGRVVGIEICDRTRGQIQSRADQTLDRIPISIEDETDEDGRGIYIVSIPEGQSKPYCTGGGRYLIRRDGQKCPMTPRMIGNFYVHTGPTPALALRWREADIDRKTCLDVPALPELSRESLLEKIASLMPTDGEIAIVNEHTPRIKHYLEACQQKFTEFGGPLVTVEVDDIEKFFAYVDKLRKLARKVEEDCNAVNRGIDAVSRAVEPMLVLTNNGTAPAENITVFLTPNAKIEFKYMGQVKQLSISIPEGRPDYVVGIVELAKRTDRELAEMTYRAEHGMGSEWSMAQRLGLVRMRKNATLLSVDNPNTFDILHKVPRLFMDGDRIRLDCTRLSHNFENTPKSGELRLLCSLRAGEEAELHYECNADNLPIRQRGVLKVIGKALEVD encoded by the coding sequence ATGTCATTATCGGAGGGAACAAAAAGGCTGCTTGCTGGCGGAGAGGACATTGAAGTCGAGTACAAAACCAAGGTCACACAAGACTTCAATGATACTCTTGTGGCTTTCGCGAATGCAAGTGGTGGTGTGTGTTTGATCGGAGTTGAAGACGCTGAAGATGAAAACGGACGGCATATTGGACGCGTCGTCGGCATAGAAATCTGCGACAGAACAAGAGGGCAGATTCAATCGCGAGCAGACCAAACCCTCGACCGGATTCCCATTTCGATAGAAGACGAGACTGATGAAGATGGGCGTGGAATATATATAGTCTCTATTCCTGAAGGGCAAAGCAAGCCGTACTGCACGGGGGGCGGCAGATATCTCATCCGGCGTGACGGGCAAAAGTGTCCAATGACGCCAAGAATGATAGGAAACTTCTACGTTCATACCGGCCCGACGCCAGCACTTGCCCTTAGATGGCGCGAAGCTGACATTGACCGCAAAACATGTCTTGATGTTCCTGCATTGCCAGAGTTGTCGCGCGAATCGCTTCTGGAGAAGATTGCCTCCTTGATGCCAACAGATGGGGAGATAGCGATCGTCAATGAGCATACGCCGCGAATCAAACATTACTTGGAAGCTTGCCAACAGAAATTCACCGAGTTCGGGGGTCCTCTTGTTACAGTAGAGGTCGACGATATCGAAAAGTTTTTTGCCTATGTAGACAAGTTGAGGAAGCTTGCAAGGAAAGTAGAAGAGGACTGTAATGCGGTAAATAGAGGTATTGACGCGGTGAGCAGAGCAGTAGAGCCGATGTTAGTACTAACAAACAACGGGACTGCTCCGGCCGAAAACATCACGGTATTCCTTACCCCGAACGCCAAAATCGAATTCAAATATATGGGCCAAGTTAAGCAGCTCTCGATCTCGATCCCTGAGGGAAGACCCGACTATGTTGTTGGGATTGTCGAGCTAGCGAAGCGAACCGACAGGGAACTTGCCGAGATGACATATCGCGCAGAGCATGGAATGGGGTCGGAGTGGTCGATGGCACAACGCTTGGGCTTGGTGCGAATGCGGAAGAATGCGACACTCTTGTCTGTAGATAACCCGAATACATTTGACATTCTTCACAAGGTTCCAAGGCTGTTTATGGATGGAGACCGCATACGGCTTGACTGCACACGATTGTCCCATAACTTCGAAAACACCCCGAAGTCGGGTGAGCTCCGATTGCTATGTAGTCTTCGGGCTGGGGAAGAGGCAGAGCTACATTATGAATGCAACGCCGACAATCTGCCGATCCGGCAACGGGGTGTGCTTAAGGTCATAGGGAAAGCACTCGAAGTAGATTAA
- a CDS encoding DUF4159 domain-containing protein yields MTAPSPPVSTKDKGSRVTVGLVKYKGGGDWYEDGRALCNLFQYVRSNTNIDIAPEPAAVEPGSAELFSYPIIYISGHGNVSFSADDVANLHRYFAAGGFMFANDDYGMDKSFRREMKKVFPDADWMEVPFSHPVYHNLYQFPNGCPKIHEHDNLPAEGLGLFLNGVMVAFYDYQSDLGDGWEDPSVYNDPPEKHDAAMKMGTNVIVYALSRGVE; encoded by the coding sequence GTGACGGCACCTTCCCCGCCGGTTTCCACCAAGGACAAAGGCAGCCGGGTGACGGTGGGCCTGGTCAAGTACAAGGGCGGCGGCGACTGGTATGAAGATGGCCGCGCGCTGTGCAACCTGTTCCAGTACGTGCGCTCGAATACCAATATTGATATTGCACCCGAACCCGCGGCGGTCGAGCCGGGATCGGCGGAGCTGTTCTCTTATCCCATCATCTACATTTCAGGCCACGGCAACGTCTCCTTCAGCGCGGATGACGTGGCCAACCTGCACCGCTACTTTGCGGCGGGCGGCTTTATGTTCGCCAATGATGATTACGGGATGGACAAGAGCTTCCGCCGGGAGATGAAGAAAGTTTTCCCCGATGCCGATTGGATGGAGGTCCCCTTCAGCCATCCGGTCTATCATAACCTCTACCAGTTCCCTAACGGCTGTCCGAAAATCCATGAGCACGACAATCTGCCGGCGGAAGGCTTAGGCCTGTTCCTGAACGGCGTGATGGTCGCGTTCTATGATTACCAATCGGACCTTGGCGACGGCTGGGAGGATCCTTCGGTCTACAATGATCCCCCCGAGAAGCACGACGCCGCCATGAAAATGGGAACCAACGTGATTGTCTATGCGCTGAGCAGAGGAGTGGAATAA
- a CDS encoding zf-TFIIB domain-containing protein, whose amino-acid sequence MKKSQLEPRTCPVCSVELKSAERQGVRIDECPNCRGVWMDRTELDKVIERANAESSRPELSGAVHLGATEEWSHLHPSHGTRNRGFLSDLFS is encoded by the coding sequence ATGAAGAAATCGCAATTAGAACCCCGCACCTGTCCCGTCTGTTCTGTGGAGCTGAAGTCCGCCGAGCGGCAGGGAGTGCGGATAGATGAATGCCCCAATTGCCGGGGCGTGTGGATGGACCGGACAGAATTGGATAAGGTGATCGAACGCGCCAATGCCGAATCTTCCCGGCCCGAACTGAGCGGCGCGGTTCACCTCGGGGCAACAGAGGAGTGGTCCCATTTGCATCCAAGCCATGGTACCCGGAACCGCGGTTTTCTGTCTGACCTGTTCAGCTAA
- a CDS encoding CDGSH iron-sulfur domain-containing protein: protein MEEPKGPESIEPKVTSILVRHNGPLRVYNLTVLTNSKGETLETKEVITLCRCGGSQTKPYCDGSHKTNGFTDDMN from the coding sequence ATGGAAGAGCCTAAAGGACCCGAGTCCATCGAACCTAAGGTGACCAGCATTCTGGTCAGGCACAATGGCCCGCTTCGTGTCTACAACCTGACGGTCCTCACCAACTCCAAAGGTGAGACTCTCGAAACCAAAGAAGTCATTACGCTCTGCCGTTGCGGCGGCTCACAGACCAAACCCTACTGCGATGGCTCGCACAAAACCAATGGCTTCACCGACGACATGAACTAA